A single Xiphias gladius isolate SHS-SW01 ecotype Sanya breed wild chromosome 22, ASM1685928v1, whole genome shotgun sequence DNA region contains:
- the ubxn11 gene encoding UBX domain-containing protein 11 translates to MSSPLSMLKKTRRTPLQGPLNAPRGRREVPSRRNLFKEFQAALVDGDADDDSSDPHPPQRSPTPASDASTSKSKAPFKKGAPPSDFELMSAMMQRVTGLEKKVRSQAWEIGCKNKQISVLEEKLRVQREPEGAHDLSGRGDLERRCQQLQNQVREMESFLNDYGLIWVGDGETGDSAECEQTHSTGASGVRDFRMNFDLVLRRIKELNILAGEGESFVQLTATGAQLAQADPIQLRLYSNGIVMFDGPFRSYREHSTQQCMQDLMEGYFPSELQERFPDGVPFEVHDRRDEEFVFRLNKFPGDGRAVCGEKYESSNVASAQIPGKKLTTDQFLNRLPRLVVKAGRVIDIRESLRTTLQGSFDAQSSDPLIPIDTAAVQAMKEKRQTFSSDRPSSAYDVVTLKVKSEDGSHTYILKMSFSETIGHLRQYLDKHRGGGLPGYDIISAYPQCCYDEDGRTLQSCGLMTNATLLLRKRQHPHSLTGVNQINL, encoded by the exons ATGAGCTCCCCTTTGTCGATGCTGAAGAAAACGAGGCGCACTCCACTGCAGGGCCCTCTGAACGCGCCACG GGGCAGACGAGAAGTGCCTTCCAGGAGGAATCTGTTTAAAG aatttcAGGCAGCATTGGTCGACggtgatgctgatgatgacTCATCTGATCCACATCCTCCCCAGCGCTCCCCCACCCCAGCCAGCGATGCCTCCACGTCAAAGTCGAAAGCCCCGTTCAAGAAAG GTGCTCCACCGAGCGACTTTGAGCTCATGTCTGCCATGATGCAGCGGGTGACCGGGCTGGAGAAAAAAGTGAGGAGCCAAGCGTGGGAGATCGGGTGCAAG AATAAACAGATCTCCGTTTTGGAGGAGAAGCTGAGGGTTCAGAGAGAACCAG AGGGTGCCCACGATCTGAGCGGCAGAGGTGATCTTGAAAGAAGGTGCCAACAGCTGCAGAATCAAGTGCGTGAAATGGAG AGCTTTCTAAATGACTATGGTTTGATCTGGGTGGGAGATGGTGAAACCGGTGACTCAGCTGAGTGTgagcagacacacagcacag GCGCCTCCGGGGTCAGGGATTTCCGCATGAACTTTGACCTGGTGCTGCGGAGGATCAAGGAGCTGAACATCCTGGCAGGGGAGGGAGAGTCTTTTGTACAGCTGACAGCCACGGGGGCACAGCTGGCACAAGCAGACCCTATTCAACTGAGGCTCTACAGCAACGGCATTGTCATGTTTGATGGTCCTTTCCGCTCTTATCGGGAGCACAGCACCCAG cagtgcatgcaagatcTGATGGAGGGGTATTTTCCGTCCGAGCTTCAGGAAAGATTTCCAGATGGTGTTCCTTTTGAG GTTCATGACAGGCGAGATGAGGAATTTGTCTTCAGGCTAAACAAATTTCCTGGTGATGGACGGGCTGTTTGTGGGGAGAAATATGAGTCATCAAACGTTGCCAGCGCTCAAATACCAG GCAAGAAACTGACCACGGATCAGTTCCTGAACAGGCTGCCCAGGCTGGTGGTTAAAGCCGGTCGAGTGATTGATATCAGGGAATCACTGAGAACAACCCTGCAG GGTTCATTTGATGCCCAAAGCAGCGACCCATTGATCCCCATagacacagcagcagtgcaggCGATGAAAGAGAA GCGGCAGACGTTCAGCTCTGACCGGCCATCGTCAGCCTATGATGTCGTCACGCTCAAGGTGAAGTCCGAGGACGGGAGTCATACTTACATCCTAAAAATGTCCTTCTCAGAAACAATCGGCCACCTGCGACAGTATCTGGACAAACACAG AGGCGGTGGTCTCCCTGGTTATGACATCATCAGCGCGTACCCGCAGTGCTGCTACGATGAAGACGGCAGGACGCTCCAATCGTGTGGACTCATGACTAATGCGACTCTGCTGCTGCGAAAGAGACAACACCCTCATTCATTGACTGGAGTCAATCAAATAAACCTATAA
- the cep85 gene encoding centrosomal protein of 85 kDa isoform X1, with protein MTTSQRYIESKPAARFADMEWQTPAVSEKFQSRFGRRPGTSDSGDTGLGTLASDSTEDFCSSSSSPSFQPIRSQIPIPTAHVMPSTAGAPASKPQSCAQEDCLSSLEGHRSSSGSRTPSGSASKSSSLSKSASSPNLDAQAGVGGDPVGPKPDCLSRYRSLVNGLDHSLFPSDHTRLDEGQRFDTPAVEPTLNQSALLGGLCPDIRLRLQTSGIRDSPDFMSEAYRGGMEHSYKVLPEARPGVPGTAETSNQRGSQPGAAGSPGVYASPLSLQTQALLREHTGSKGYEPLRQDRSCELSSWQQQQQHKQQLENLRLQLEQMQLMGAGVGQYPSLYSNPVHSESGKWDALVKASESLLKEKELIIERQKQHMAQLEQRLRESELQVHGALLGRGASYGDMCMLRLQEAQRENAFLRAQFTERTDCVALEKAEAERRLGAVEAETRRVTDSLKETCERHAEEMKKQEERIRSRDKHINNLKKKCQKEAELKRENQQRIETLERYLADLPTLEDYQSQNKQLLEAEQQAGQLQEKVKELEVCLETTCSQLREKDAQLEEQKRRERDLLTTITDMQQRVQQGLEDGARLPSLDIEKLRGENNTLREEQQRLKKVIEKQHRMMEQLGSQIQALEEQISQEESSSQALREEVLAKEQNVLELHTAMKELSAQNQELMEQNLTLQEQMSTPEQRSTNQASSALQPAGARLTQRLHAEIASCLSDLRSLCSILTQRAQGQDPNLSLLLGLTSPPPVAEQDEDWMSPEVLQKKLVEAQQLRRDVEELRNVILDRYAQDMGENCITQ; from the exons ATGACAACCTCACAGAGATATATTGAATCCAAACCAGCAG CTCGGTTTGCTGACATGGAGTGGCAAACACCAGCTGTGTCAGAGAAGTTCCAAAGCCGTTTTGGCCGCCGGCCTGGAACATCGGACAGTGGGGACACTGGTCTTGGCACCTTAGCATCTGACAGCACAGAAG ATTTCTGCAGTTCTAGCAGCAGCCCCTCTTTCCAACCCATTCGCAGTCAGATCCCCATTCCCACTGCACATGTCATGCCATCCACGGCCGGAGCCCCGGCCTCTAAGCCCCAGTCATGTGCCCAGGAGGACTGCCTGTCCTCACTTGAGGGTCACAGGTCTTCCTCTGGCTCCAGGACGCCAAGTGGCTCCGCCTCGaagtcttcctctctctccaaaTCTGCATCTTCGCCCAACTTGGATGCTCAGGCTGGTGTGGGAGGTGATCCTGTGGGGCCAAAGCCAGACTGCCTAAGCCGCTACCGCAGCCTTGTCAATGGGCTGGACCACTCGCTTTTCCCCTCAGATCACACACGGTTGGATGAGGGCCAGAGGTTTGACACGCCTGCTGTAGAACCTACTCTAAATCAGTCAGCCCTGTTAGGGGGGTTATGCCCTGATATCAGACTCCGATTGCAGACAAGTGGGATTAGAGACAGCCCAGACTTTATGTCTGAGGCCTATAGAGGAGGAATGGAGCACAGCTATAAAGTTCTGCCTGAAGCTAGGCCTGGTGTTCCCGGCACAGCAGAAACCTCTAATCAGAGGGGCAGTCAGCCTGGTGCAGCTGGATCCCCTGGAGTTTATGCAAGCCCTCTCAGCCTGCAGACACAGGCTCTGCTGAGGGAGCATACAGGCTCCAAGGGTTATGAGCCACTGCGCCAGGACAGATCTTGTGAACTATCCAGCtggcagcaacaacagcaacataaGCAGCAGCTGGAGAATTTACGCCTGCAACTGGAACAAATGCAG TTAATGGGTGCTGGAGTCGGTCAGTACCCATCTCTGTACTCAAACCCTGTTCACTCAGAGTCTGGCAAGTGGGACGCTCTGGTTAAAGCCAGTGAGAGTCTGTTAAAGGAGAAGGAGCTTATCATCGAGAG acaaaagcagcataTGGCCCAGTTGGAACAGCGTCTGAGGGAAAGTGAGCTGCAGGTCCATGGAGCCCTCTTGGGCCGAGGGGCTTCTTACGGGGATATGTGCATGCTGCGGCTGCAG GAGGCTCAGAGAGAGAATGCGTTCCTGAGAGCGCAGTTTACAGAGCGTACGGACTGCGTTGCCCTGGagaaagcagaggcagagcGCAGGCTGGGAGCAGTAGAAGCAGAGACACGCCGAGTAACAGACAGTCTGAAGGAGACCTGTGAGAGACATGCAGAAGAGatgaagaaacaggaagagagg ATCCGCAGTCGAGACAAGCATATCAACAACCTGAAGAAGAAGTGTCAGAAAGAGGCTGAGCTAAAGAGAGAGAACCAGCAGCGCATTGAGACTCTGGAGCGCTATCTAGCTGACTTGCCCACCTTGGAGGACTACCAGAGCCAGAACAAGCAG CTCCTTGAGGCTGAACAGCAGGCAGGCCAGCTACAGGAGAAAGTAAAAGAATTGGAAGTCTGTCTGGAGACGACCTGCTCACAACTACGGGAAAAAGACGcacagctggaggagcagaAACGCAGGGAGAGAGACCTGCTGACCACCATTACTGA TATGCAGCAGCGGGTGCAGCAGGGCCTTGAGGATGGAGCCAGGCTGCCTTCGCTGGATATTGAGAAGCTCAGAGGAGAGAACAACACTCTGAGAGAGGAACAGCAAAGACTCAAAAAG GTCATTGAGAAGCAACACCGAATGATGGAACAGCTTGGCTCCCAAATCCAG gcTTTGGAGGAGCAGATATCTCAGGAAGAGAGCAGCTCTCAGGCTCTTAGAGAAGAGGTGTTGGCCAAAGAACAGAATGTGTTAGAGCTCCACACAGCCATGAAGGAG CTGTCAGCCCAGAACCAGGAACTGATGGAGCAGAATCTGACCCTGCAGGAGCAGATGAGCACTCCAGAGCAGAGGAGCACGAATCAGGCCTCCTCTGCCCTGCAGCCAGCCGGGGCTCGTCTCACACAGAGGCTTCATGCAGAGATCGCCTCCTGCCTCAGTGACCTGCGCTCCCTCTGCAGCATCCTGACCCAGAGAGCTCAGGGACAAGACCCCAACCTCTCCCTGCTGCTTGGTCTCACAT caCCTCCACCAGTGGCAGAGCAGGACGAGGACTGGATGAGTCCAGAGGTGCTACAGAAGAAGCTCGTCGAAGCTCAACAGCTCCGTCGAGATGTTGAGGAACTCCGTAATGTAATATTGGACCGTTATGCACAGGACATGGGAGAAAACTGCATCACCCAATAA
- the cep85 gene encoding centrosomal protein of 85 kDa isoform X2, translating to MPGIQTSAGLSDFCSSSSSPSFQPIRSQIPIPTAHVMPSTAGAPASKPQSCAQEDCLSSLEGHRSSSGSRTPSGSASKSSSLSKSASSPNLDAQAGVGGDPVGPKPDCLSRYRSLVNGLDHSLFPSDHTRLDEGQRFDTPAVEPTLNQSALLGGLCPDIRLRLQTSGIRDSPDFMSEAYRGGMEHSYKVLPEARPGVPGTAETSNQRGSQPGAAGSPGVYASPLSLQTQALLREHTGSKGYEPLRQDRSCELSSWQQQQQHKQQLENLRLQLEQMQLMGAGVGQYPSLYSNPVHSESGKWDALVKASESLLKEKELIIERQKQHMAQLEQRLRESELQVHGALLGRGASYGDMCMLRLQEAQRENAFLRAQFTERTDCVALEKAEAERRLGAVEAETRRVTDSLKETCERHAEEMKKQEERIRSRDKHINNLKKKCQKEAELKRENQQRIETLERYLADLPTLEDYQSQNKQLLEAEQQAGQLQEKVKELEVCLETTCSQLREKDAQLEEQKRRERDLLTTITDMQQRVQQGLEDGARLPSLDIEKLRGENNTLREEQQRLKKVIEKQHRMMEQLGSQIQALEEQISQEESSSQALREEVLAKEQNVLELHTAMKELSAQNQELMEQNLTLQEQMSTPEQRSTNQASSALQPAGARLTQRLHAEIASCLSDLRSLCSILTQRAQGQDPNLSLLLGLTSPPPVAEQDEDWMSPEVLQKKLVEAQQLRRDVEELRNVILDRYAQDMGENCITQ from the exons ATGCCGGGTATCCAGACTTCAGCAGGTCTCTCAG ATTTCTGCAGTTCTAGCAGCAGCCCCTCTTTCCAACCCATTCGCAGTCAGATCCCCATTCCCACTGCACATGTCATGCCATCCACGGCCGGAGCCCCGGCCTCTAAGCCCCAGTCATGTGCCCAGGAGGACTGCCTGTCCTCACTTGAGGGTCACAGGTCTTCCTCTGGCTCCAGGACGCCAAGTGGCTCCGCCTCGaagtcttcctctctctccaaaTCTGCATCTTCGCCCAACTTGGATGCTCAGGCTGGTGTGGGAGGTGATCCTGTGGGGCCAAAGCCAGACTGCCTAAGCCGCTACCGCAGCCTTGTCAATGGGCTGGACCACTCGCTTTTCCCCTCAGATCACACACGGTTGGATGAGGGCCAGAGGTTTGACACGCCTGCTGTAGAACCTACTCTAAATCAGTCAGCCCTGTTAGGGGGGTTATGCCCTGATATCAGACTCCGATTGCAGACAAGTGGGATTAGAGACAGCCCAGACTTTATGTCTGAGGCCTATAGAGGAGGAATGGAGCACAGCTATAAAGTTCTGCCTGAAGCTAGGCCTGGTGTTCCCGGCACAGCAGAAACCTCTAATCAGAGGGGCAGTCAGCCTGGTGCAGCTGGATCCCCTGGAGTTTATGCAAGCCCTCTCAGCCTGCAGACACAGGCTCTGCTGAGGGAGCATACAGGCTCCAAGGGTTATGAGCCACTGCGCCAGGACAGATCTTGTGAACTATCCAGCtggcagcaacaacagcaacataaGCAGCAGCTGGAGAATTTACGCCTGCAACTGGAACAAATGCAG TTAATGGGTGCTGGAGTCGGTCAGTACCCATCTCTGTACTCAAACCCTGTTCACTCAGAGTCTGGCAAGTGGGACGCTCTGGTTAAAGCCAGTGAGAGTCTGTTAAAGGAGAAGGAGCTTATCATCGAGAG acaaaagcagcataTGGCCCAGTTGGAACAGCGTCTGAGGGAAAGTGAGCTGCAGGTCCATGGAGCCCTCTTGGGCCGAGGGGCTTCTTACGGGGATATGTGCATGCTGCGGCTGCAG GAGGCTCAGAGAGAGAATGCGTTCCTGAGAGCGCAGTTTACAGAGCGTACGGACTGCGTTGCCCTGGagaaagcagaggcagagcGCAGGCTGGGAGCAGTAGAAGCAGAGACACGCCGAGTAACAGACAGTCTGAAGGAGACCTGTGAGAGACATGCAGAAGAGatgaagaaacaggaagagagg ATCCGCAGTCGAGACAAGCATATCAACAACCTGAAGAAGAAGTGTCAGAAAGAGGCTGAGCTAAAGAGAGAGAACCAGCAGCGCATTGAGACTCTGGAGCGCTATCTAGCTGACTTGCCCACCTTGGAGGACTACCAGAGCCAGAACAAGCAG CTCCTTGAGGCTGAACAGCAGGCAGGCCAGCTACAGGAGAAAGTAAAAGAATTGGAAGTCTGTCTGGAGACGACCTGCTCACAACTACGGGAAAAAGACGcacagctggaggagcagaAACGCAGGGAGAGAGACCTGCTGACCACCATTACTGA TATGCAGCAGCGGGTGCAGCAGGGCCTTGAGGATGGAGCCAGGCTGCCTTCGCTGGATATTGAGAAGCTCAGAGGAGAGAACAACACTCTGAGAGAGGAACAGCAAAGACTCAAAAAG GTCATTGAGAAGCAACACCGAATGATGGAACAGCTTGGCTCCCAAATCCAG gcTTTGGAGGAGCAGATATCTCAGGAAGAGAGCAGCTCTCAGGCTCTTAGAGAAGAGGTGTTGGCCAAAGAACAGAATGTGTTAGAGCTCCACACAGCCATGAAGGAG CTGTCAGCCCAGAACCAGGAACTGATGGAGCAGAATCTGACCCTGCAGGAGCAGATGAGCACTCCAGAGCAGAGGAGCACGAATCAGGCCTCCTCTGCCCTGCAGCCAGCCGGGGCTCGTCTCACACAGAGGCTTCATGCAGAGATCGCCTCCTGCCTCAGTGACCTGCGCTCCCTCTGCAGCATCCTGACCCAGAGAGCTCAGGGACAAGACCCCAACCTCTCCCTGCTGCTTGGTCTCACAT caCCTCCACCAGTGGCAGAGCAGGACGAGGACTGGATGAGTCCAGAGGTGCTACAGAAGAAGCTCGTCGAAGCTCAACAGCTCCGTCGAGATGTTGAGGAACTCCGTAATGTAATATTGGACCGTTATGCACAGGACATGGGAGAAAACTGCATCACCCAATAA
- the wdtc1 gene encoding WD and tetratricopeptide repeats protein 1, translating into MFCGEAMTTVNITRDILHRQIRDKKASGFQRFYHVTDPFIKRLGLEAELQGHTGCVNCLEWNERGDLLASGSDDQHAIIWDPFRHKKLTTMHTGHAANIFSVKFLPHSGDRILVTGAADTKVHVHDLTVKETIHMFSDHTNRVKRIATAPMWPNTFWSAAEDGIIRQYDLRESSKRSEVLIDLTEFCGQLVEAKCLAVNPRDNNYLAVGANGPFVRLYDIRMIHNYRKSMSQSTSAAVHTFCDRQKPIPDGAGQYYVAGHLPVKLPDYNNRLRVLVATYVTFSPDGTELLVNMGGEQVYLFDLTFKQRPYTFLLPKKCQLSTGDVQNGRTTHGVSNGIHLPTSHIRFAGSKMRSSSTELPPHLEKIKQQANDAFAQQQWTQAIQLYSLGIHQANCNAMLYGNRAAAYMKRKWDGDHYDALRDCLKALTLNPGHLKAHFRLARCLFELKYVTEALECLDDFRGKFPEQAHSSACDALDKDIKAALFSKTESAEDKKANSSIRFHSFSRKESIPEDELVLRERSFDYKHRYCGHCNTTTDIKEANFFGSKGQYIVSGSDDGSFFIWEKETTNLVRILQGDESIVNCLQPHPSYCFLATSGIDPVVRLWNPRPETEMENGRVVEDMEGAAQANQRRMNADPLEVMLLNMGYRITGLRGVGPDGSDDEDSSEGQVQCRPS; encoded by the exons ATGTTTTGTGGCGAGGCCATGACTACTGTCAACATCACCAGAGATATCCTGCACAGGCAGATCAGG GACAAGAAAGCATCAGGCTTCCAAAGGTTCTATCATGTGACAGATCCCTTCATCAAGAGACTTGGACTGGAGGCTGAGCTTCAG GGCCATACAGGCTGTGTGAACTGTTTGGAGTGGAATGAACGAGGAGA TCTACTGGCCTCGGGCTCAGATGATCAACACGCCATCATCTGGGATCCATTCAGACACAAGAAGCTTACAACTATGCACACAGGTCATGCAGCAAATATATTCTCTGTAAAG TTCCTCCCTCATTCCGGGGACAGAATTTTGGTAACGGGTGCAGCAGACACAAAGGTCCATGTGCATGACCTGACAGTGAAGGAAACCATCCATATGTTTTCTGATCATACCAACAGAGTCAAACGCATCGCCACAGCACCCATGTGGCCCAACACCTTCTGGAGTGCTGCGGAGGACGGAATAATCAG GCAATATGACTTGCGGGAAAGCAGTAAACGCTCCGAGGTGCTGATTGACCTCACAGAGTTTTGCGGTCAGCTGGTTGAGGCCAAGTGCCTGGCTGTCAACCCACGGGACAACAACTACCTGGCAGTGGGAGCCAATGGTCCCTTCGTACGCCTCTATGACATCAGGATGATTCACAACTACAG GAAATCTATGAGTCAGAGCACATCGGCAGCCGTGCACACATTCTGTGATAGGCAGAAGCCCATCCCAGACGGAGCTGGGCAGTATTATGTTGCAG GGCACCTCCCAGTGAAACTCCCAGACTACAATAACCGCCTAAGGGTCCTGGTGGCCACCTATGTCACCTTCAGTCCAGATGGCACAGAGCTGCTTGTTAACATGGGTGGGGAACAG GTGTATCTGTTTGACTTAACATTTAAACAGCGGCCATACACCTTCTTGCTTCCAAAAAAGTGCCAGTTATCAACAG GAGATGTGCAGAATGGAAGGACAACCCATGGCGTCTCCAATGGAATTCACTTGCCAACCAGCCATATTCGCTTCGCTGGAAGCAAGATGCGCTCTAG TTCTACTGAGCTCCCTCCTCACTTGGAGAAGATAAAGCAACAAGCTAATGATGCATTTGCACAGCAGCAATGGACACAGGCAATCCAGCTGTACAGTTTAGGCATTCATCAGGCCAACTGCAATGCCATGCTGTATGGGAACCGGGCTGCAGCCTACATGAAACGCAAGTG GGATGGAGACCATTATGATGCCCTCAGGGACTGTCTGAAGGCTCTGACTTTAAACCCTGGCCATCTGAAAGCACATTTCAGATTGGCACGGTGTCTGTTTGAGCTGAAGTACGTGACTGAGGCTCTGGAGTGTTTGGATGAtttcagaggaaagtttccagagCAGGCGCACAGTAGTGCCTGTGATGCCTTAGATAAGGACATCAAGGCTGCTCTCTTCTCCAAGACAGAATCAG CTGAAGATAAGAAGGCCAATAGCTCCATTCGATTCCACTCATTCAGTCGGAAAGAATCAATACCTGAAGATGAGTTGGTGCTGAGAGAGCGCAGCTTTGACTACAAGCACAGATACTGTGGTCACTGCAACACCACCACTGACATCAAAGAGGCCAACTTCTTTGGAAG CAAAGGGCAGTACATTGTCAGCGGCTCAGACGACGGCTCCTTCTTTATCTGGGAAAAGGAGACAACTAATCTGGTGAGGATCCTGCAGGGGGATGAGTCCATAGTCAATTGCCTGCAGCCCCACCCCAGCTACTGCTTCCTGGCTACGAGTGGTATTGACCCTGTAGTTCGATTATGGAACCCCAGACCAGAG ACGGAGATGGAGAACGGGCGCGTGGTGGAGGACATGGAGGGTGCTGCTCAGGCAAACCAGCGGCGTATGAACGCTGATCCACTGGAGGTTATGCTGCTCAACATGGGCTATCGCATCACAGGCCTGCGCGGGGTTGGCCCAGATGGGTCAGACGATGAAGACAGCTCAGAAGGACAAGTGCAGTGTCGGCCAAGCTAA